The Halosimplex litoreum genome has a window encoding:
- a CDS encoding ATP-binding protein, with protein MTDDTDRPTAEGRAGDTETVGDLVEKIRALDDDGDRSRGVLLDQLAEVEERLLSFGCALGGDPDTVADLPFTEEAGTDRMPEPLYVRHDTEMLNQVTGWLLQEQHIGLVSHYGTGKTAFREIVRRDLGEHDDFVVAALDNPRETTPRKLYATVQTTAESAGYEVEDRDYWQTRDGVPWATEDAKEAARDLVEDVRADGKTLLLVVDEIEVLPPDILSTLQVAGDMGVRLFLMGTPEGKERVADLRGTLDSRLRYYEGIEPFAPEDIAEYVARSFAYFRDEPYEDQPVELFTEAAIRDIHERSEGIPREVRIECRELFTRAAFVWYRTGQEIDRIQITPELRHRRFGMGR; from the coding sequence ATGACAGACGACACGGACCGGCCGACGGCCGAGGGCCGCGCGGGCGACACCGAGACCGTCGGCGACCTCGTCGAGAAGATCCGGGCGCTGGACGACGACGGCGACCGCTCTCGGGGTGTGCTCCTCGACCAGCTCGCCGAGGTCGAGGAGCGTCTGCTATCGTTCGGCTGCGCGCTCGGCGGCGACCCCGACACCGTCGCGGACCTGCCGTTCACCGAGGAGGCGGGCACCGACCGGATGCCCGAACCGCTGTACGTCCGCCACGACACCGAGATGCTCAACCAGGTGACCGGCTGGCTCCTCCAGGAGCAACACATCGGTCTGGTCAGCCACTACGGCACCGGCAAGACCGCCTTCCGCGAGATCGTCCGCCGCGACCTCGGCGAACACGACGACTTCGTCGTCGCCGCGCTGGACAATCCACGCGAGACGACACCTCGGAAACTGTACGCGACCGTCCAGACCACGGCGGAATCGGCGGGGTACGAGGTCGAAGACCGGGACTACTGGCAGACCCGCGACGGCGTCCCCTGGGCCACCGAGGACGCCAAGGAGGCCGCCCGCGACCTCGTCGAGGACGTGCGCGCCGACGGCAAGACACTCCTCCTGGTCGTCGACGAGATCGAGGTGCTGCCCCCCGACATCCTCTCGACGCTACAGGTGGCCGGCGACATGGGCGTGCGCCTGTTCCTGATGGGCACGCCCGAGGGCAAAGAGCGCGTCGCCGACCTCCGGGGGACCCTGGACTCGCGGCTGCGCTACTACGAGGGCATCGAGCCGTTCGCCCCCGAGGACATCGCCGAGTACGTCGCCCGTTCGTTCGCCTACTTCCGCGACGAGCCCTACGAGGACCAGCCCGTCGAGCTGTTCACCGAGGCGGCGATCCGCGATATCCACGAGCGCAGCGAGGGCATCCCCCGCGAGGTCCGCATCGAGTGTCGGGAACTGTTCACCCGTGCGGCGTTCGTCTGGTATCGCACCGGTCAGGAGATCGACCGCATCCAGATCACCCCCGAACTCCGGCATCGCCGCTTCGGGATGGGCCGATGA
- a CDS encoding alpha/beta fold hydrolase → MTATDASLLDLASAQSTRHTVNGVDLHVVTAGDPSNPMVVLLHGFPDFWYGWRHQIPALVDAGYYVVVPDQRGYNLSEKPRDLDDYRMRELSGDVAELIEAENRDDAHVVGHDWGAAVAWDLALRHPRRVDHLGIVNVPHPSVMRHTVMTNPRQLARSWYMLFFQLPVVPEAVLGRGDARGVTDMLEASANPGAFSDDDLAHYRDAWRRQGAIRGAVNWYRALLRRRDDPPRETVEAPTLVVWGDEDVALLPEMAAESVGYCTDGHLERVPWASHWVHDEEPERVNDALVGHLKDGAGE, encoded by the coding sequence ATGACCGCCACCGACGCGAGCCTGCTCGACCTCGCATCCGCGCAGTCGACGCGCCACACCGTCAACGGCGTCGACCTGCACGTCGTCACGGCCGGCGACCCCTCGAACCCGATGGTCGTCCTGCTGCACGGGTTCCCCGACTTCTGGTACGGCTGGCGCCACCAGATCCCCGCGCTGGTCGACGCCGGCTACTACGTCGTCGTCCCGGACCAGCGCGGCTACAACCTCAGCGAGAAGCCCCGCGACCTGGACGACTACCGGATGCGCGAGCTCTCCGGCGACGTGGCCGAACTGATCGAGGCCGAGAACCGCGACGACGCCCACGTGGTCGGCCACGACTGGGGCGCCGCGGTCGCCTGGGACCTGGCGCTGCGCCACCCCCGGCGCGTCGACCACCTCGGTATCGTCAACGTCCCCCATCCGAGCGTGATGCGCCACACGGTCATGACGAACCCTCGCCAGCTCGCCCGCAGCTGGTACATGCTCTTCTTCCAGTTGCCGGTCGTGCCCGAGGCCGTTCTCGGGCGCGGCGACGCCCGCGGCGTGACCGACATGCTGGAGGCCAGCGCCAACCCCGGCGCGTTCTCCGACGACGACCTCGCCCACTACCGCGACGCCTGGCGCCGACAGGGGGCGATCCGCGGCGCCGTCAACTGGTACCGCGCCCTCCTGCGCCGCCGCGACGACCCGCCCCGCGAGACCGTCGAAGCGCCCACCCTCGTCGTCTGGGGCGACGAGGACGTGGCCCTGCTCCCCGAGATGGCCGCCGAGAGCGTCGGCTACTGCACCGACGGCCACCTCGAACGGGTCCCCTGGGCCTCCCACTGGGTCCACGACGAGGAGCCCGAACGAGTCAACGACGCGCTGGTCGGGCACCTGAAGGACGGGGCCGGCGAGTGA